A genomic segment from Variovorax paradoxus B4 encodes:
- a CDS encoding carbon-nitrogen hydrolase family protein: MKVAAIQMVSAIAREANLARAHGLLAQAAAAGAELAVLPEYFCMMGARDTDKLGLRESAGAGAVQGFLADAAREFGLWIVGGTLPLESGDAEHVFNSSLCYSPAGQCVARYDKIHLFFFDNGTERYDERRVIAPGAAPVVFDLPSRDGHRWRVGMSVCYDLRFPELYRALARQGAELLLVPSAFTRTTGAAHWEVLLRARAIENLAWVVAPAQGGTHENGRHTWGQSMVVDPWGTVVAQQASEEGVVLFDLDAGQIERVRAQLPVLSHCVL, encoded by the coding sequence ATGAAAGTCGCAGCCATCCAGATGGTGTCGGCCATCGCCCGCGAAGCCAACCTCGCCCGCGCCCACGGCCTGCTCGCGCAAGCCGCCGCGGCCGGCGCCGAACTGGCGGTGCTGCCCGAGTATTTCTGCATGATGGGCGCGCGCGACACCGACAAGCTGGGCCTGCGCGAGTCCGCCGGCGCGGGCGCCGTGCAGGGCTTTCTTGCCGATGCGGCGCGCGAGTTCGGGCTCTGGATCGTGGGCGGCACGCTGCCCCTCGAAAGCGGTGACGCCGAGCACGTGTTCAACAGCTCGCTGTGCTATTCGCCCGCTGGCCAGTGCGTGGCGCGCTACGACAAGATCCATCTCTTCTTCTTCGACAACGGCACCGAGCGCTACGACGAGCGCCGCGTCATCGCGCCGGGCGCCGCCCCCGTGGTGTTCGACCTGCCCTCGCGCGACGGCCACCGCTGGCGCGTGGGCATGAGCGTCTGCTACGACCTGCGCTTTCCCGAGCTGTACCGCGCGCTCGCCAGGCAGGGCGCCGAACTGCTGCTGGTGCCCAGCGCCTTCACCCGCACCACGGGTGCCGCGCACTGGGAAGTGCTGCTGCGCGCGCGGGCCATCGAGAACCTGGCCTGGGTGGTGGCGCCCGCGCAGGGCGGCACGCACGAGAACGGCCGCCACACCTGGGGCCAGTCGATGGTGGTCGACCCCTGGGGCACGGTGGTGGCGCAGCAGGCCAGCGAAGAAGGCGTGGTGCTGTTCGACCTCGATGCCGGGCAGATCGAGCGCGTGCGCGCGCAGCTGCCCGTCTTGTCCCACTGCGTGCTCTAG
- a CDS encoding YhdP family protein codes for MNDTASSPSRLLKITAATARWLLGLLIAAWLLLALSVVVLHAWIVPRIGDYRGALEAQASKAIGVPVRIGSITARSDSLFPVFELRDVVLHDAQKREALRLVRVVASVSPRSLWRLNFEQLYIEGPQVDVRRDALGKLHVAGLHMSTDTTGETRAADWFFAQRELVVEGGTVRWTDEQRQAEPLLLTDVRFVARNSARRHGLRLDATPPVGWGERFTLRGQFRQPLLSVRSGRWQTWDGQVYADLPYMDVTRLGRYVSLDARIREGNGALRLWADVKRGQIVGGAADLGLNRIDASLGRGLQPLVLRSVTGRLAGQLNDEKLEFSTAALQFDTADGMRWPGGNLWLQHSPAKGRTPEQGALRADRLDLAALALIADRLPLGDATHRVLDAYAPRGLVERIDLNWQGSLGAPERYQAKGRVSGLRVASQPAPPAATATPAPPATAARPTGAAPGSQRPHAGSPGLSGATIEFDATHTGGNAALSMAQGTLEFPGVFEEPVIPIDRLAAQLQWKLDKGHAQLQVSKLRFANADADGEAEADWRTSDPAVSAGRALYPGVLDLQGKLTRADGTRVFRYLPLEIPQHTRDYVRDAVTKGTASSVDFRVRGDLHDMPFMDPKQGEFRIVAKVADVNYAYVPPTSAIAASTASKAPASAARSGAPAPAWPALTGLSGELVFERAGMLVRNARGRLAGATGIEVTKAEAQIADMSHHAALLRVDAQAKGPLGELLRVGAPLAGETGEVLSRARATGTADYRLHLELPLAELDAAKVQASIALSDNELQLVPEAPSFTHAKGVVGFTETGFSLAGVNARLLGGDVRVEGRGRFAGPNREVALKAQGTATAEGLRAAREAEWLARIAAKASGSAPYAATFSMRDGAPEFTLTSTLQGLALQLPAPLVKAADEQMPLRIEKKVLQRETRAGAAVAVQDQLSMELGRIGAVQYVRDISGAEARVLRGSIGIGLAAGETASVPDKGVLANVNVAKLDMPAWQALVGDTGGGAAEAAGGAERPEDAEMGYLPTRIAVRAQELGIAGRTLHNVVLGGTRDGALWRANIDATELSGYAEYRHAQAGRLYARLARLKIAPTEARQVETLLDEQPGTLPALDIVIDDFELLGKRLGRAEIDAVNRGGAGREWMLNKLSFTMPEANFSAKGTWAAAPGGTPGRAEQRRTAMTFRLDIADAGDLLTRFGMSGVLRRGSGRLEGDVNWRGSPFSLDYPSLSGQLQVNVESGQFLKADPGLAKLLGVLSLQALPRRLTLDFRDVFSQGFAFDFIRGDAKIHNGVASTNNLQMKGVNAGALMDGSADIVRETQNLRVVVVPEINAGTAALVATAINPAIGLGTFLAQWVLSKPLAAAATQEFHIEGTWTDPKIAKVPRSILPNVPGLPAAPAGGQGKKTETTQ; via the coding sequence ATGAACGACACGGCGTCTTCCCCTTCACGTCTGCTCAAGATCACCGCTGCGACGGCGCGCTGGCTGTTGGGTTTACTGATCGCTGCATGGCTTCTGCTGGCACTGTCAGTGGTTGTCCTACACGCGTGGATTGTGCCGCGAATCGGCGATTACCGTGGCGCGCTCGAGGCACAAGCCAGCAAGGCCATCGGGGTACCCGTGCGCATCGGGTCGATCACCGCCCGTTCGGATAGTCTGTTTCCCGTCTTCGAACTGCGCGACGTGGTGCTGCACGATGCCCAGAAGCGAGAAGCCCTGCGCCTCGTGCGGGTGGTGGCGAGCGTGTCGCCGCGCTCGTTGTGGCGCCTCAATTTCGAGCAGCTCTACATCGAGGGGCCGCAGGTCGACGTGCGCCGCGACGCGCTCGGCAAGCTGCACGTGGCCGGCCTCCACATGTCCACCGACACCACCGGAGAGACCCGCGCCGCCGACTGGTTTTTCGCCCAGCGCGAGCTGGTGGTCGAGGGCGGGACCGTGCGCTGGACCGACGAGCAGCGCCAGGCCGAGCCCCTGCTGTTGACCGACGTGCGCTTTGTGGCGCGCAACAGCGCCCGGCGCCACGGCCTGCGGCTCGATGCCACGCCGCCGGTCGGATGGGGCGAGCGCTTCACGCTGCGCGGGCAGTTCCGCCAGCCGCTGCTGTCGGTGCGCTCCGGCCGCTGGCAGACGTGGGACGGCCAGGTCTATGCCGACCTGCCCTACATGGACGTCACCCGCCTCGGCCGCTATGTCTCCCTCGACGCCCGCATCCGCGAAGGCAACGGCGCGCTGCGCCTCTGGGCCGACGTGAAGAGGGGCCAGATCGTGGGCGGCGCAGCAGACCTCGGGCTCAACCGCATCGACGCCTCGCTGGGCCGGGGCCTGCAGCCGCTGGTGCTGCGCTCGGTGACGGGACGGCTTGCTGGCCAGCTGAACGACGAAAAGCTCGAGTTCTCGACCGCCGCCCTGCAGTTCGACACGGCCGACGGCATGCGCTGGCCCGGCGGCAACCTGTGGCTGCAGCATTCGCCCGCCAAGGGCCGCACGCCGGAGCAGGGCGCCCTGCGCGCCGACCGGCTCGACCTGGCTGCGCTGGCCCTCATTGCCGACCGGCTGCCGCTGGGCGATGCCACGCACCGCGTGCTCGATGCCTATGCGCCGCGCGGGCTGGTCGAGCGCATCGACCTGAACTGGCAAGGTTCGCTGGGCGCGCCCGAGCGCTACCAGGCCAAGGGGCGGGTCAGCGGCCTGCGCGTCGCGTCGCAGCCGGCTCCACCAGCGGCCACCGCCACCCCCGCCCCGCCGGCCACCGCAGCCAGACCCACTGGCGCTGCGCCTGGCTCCCAACGGCCGCACGCCGGCTCGCCCGGCCTGAGCGGCGCCACCATCGAGTTCGATGCCACGCACACCGGCGGCAACGCCGCCCTGTCGATGGCGCAGGGCACGCTCGAATTTCCGGGCGTGTTCGAGGAGCCGGTCATCCCCATCGACCGGCTCGCGGCCCAGCTGCAGTGGAAGCTCGACAAGGGCCATGCGCAATTGCAGGTTTCCAAGCTGCGCTTCGCCAATGCCGATGCCGACGGCGAAGCCGAAGCCGACTGGCGAACCAGCGATCCCGCCGTGTCCGCCGGGCGGGCGCTCTACCCCGGCGTGCTCGACCTGCAGGGCAAGCTGACCCGCGCCGACGGCACGCGCGTGTTCCGCTACCTGCCGCTCGAGATTCCCCAGCACACGCGCGACTACGTGCGCGATGCGGTCACGAAGGGCACGGCCAGCAGCGTCGACTTCCGCGTGCGCGGCGACCTGCACGACATGCCGTTCATGGACCCCAAGCAGGGCGAGTTCCGCATCGTGGCCAAGGTGGCCGACGTCAACTACGCCTATGTGCCGCCGACGTCGGCCATCGCCGCGTCGACGGCATCGAAGGCGCCGGCCTCGGCGGCCCGCAGCGGTGCGCCTGCGCCGGCCTGGCCCGCGCTCACCGGGCTCTCGGGCGAGCTGGTGTTCGAGCGCGCGGGCATGCTGGTGCGCAACGCGCGCGGGCGGCTGGCGGGCGCGACCGGCATCGAGGTGACCAAGGCCGAGGCGCAGATTGCCGACATGTCGCACCATGCCGCGCTGCTGCGCGTCGATGCCCAGGCCAAGGGGCCGCTCGGCGAACTGCTGCGCGTGGGTGCGCCGCTGGCCGGGGAAACCGGCGAGGTGCTGTCGCGCGCGCGCGCCACCGGCACGGCCGACTACCGCCTGCATCTCGAACTGCCGCTTGCCGAACTGGACGCGGCCAAGGTCCAGGCCAGCATCGCGCTGTCCGACAACGAGCTGCAGCTGGTGCCCGAGGCGCCGTCCTTCACCCATGCGAAGGGCGTCGTCGGCTTTACCGAAACGGGCTTTTCGCTGGCCGGGGTCAACGCCAGGCTGCTCGGCGGCGACGTTCGCGTCGAAGGCCGCGGCCGCTTTGCCGGGCCCAACCGCGAGGTGGCACTGAAGGCGCAGGGCACGGCAACGGCCGAAGGCCTTCGCGCTGCGCGCGAGGCCGAGTGGCTGGCGCGCATCGCGGCCAAGGCGAGCGGCAGCGCGCCTTACGCGGCCACCTTCTCGATGCGCGACGGCGCGCCGGAGTTCACGCTCACCAGCACGCTGCAAGGCCTGGCCCTGCAGCTGCCCGCTCCGCTCGTGAAGGCGGCGGACGAACAGATGCCGCTGCGCATCGAGAAGAAAGTGCTGCAGCGCGAAACCCGGGCGGGCGCCGCCGTGGCGGTGCAGGACCAGCTCTCGATGGAGCTCGGCCGCATCGGCGCCGTTCAGTATGTGCGCGACATCTCCGGCGCCGAGGCGCGGGTGCTGCGCGGAAGCATCGGCATCGGCCTTGCCGCAGGGGAGACCGCCAGCGTGCCCGACAAGGGCGTGCTGGCCAACGTCAACGTCGCGAAGCTCGACATGCCCGCGTGGCAGGCGCTGGTCGGCGACACCGGAGGCGGCGCGGCCGAAGCAGCGGGCGGCGCCGAGCGCCCCGAAGACGCGGAAATGGGCTACCTGCCCACGCGCATTGCGGTGCGCGCGCAGGAGCTCGGCATCGCAGGGCGCACGCTGCACAACGTGGTGCTCGGCGGCACGCGCGACGGCGCGCTCTGGCGCGCCAACATCGACGCCACCGAACTGAGCGGTTACGCCGAGTACCGCCACGCCCAGGCCGGGCGGCTCTATGCGCGGCTCGCGCGGCTCAAGATCGCGCCCACCGAGGCCAGGCAGGTCGAAACCCTGCTCGACGAGCAGCCGGGCACGCTGCCCGCGCTCGACATCGTCATCGACGACTTCGAACTGCTGGGCAAGCGGCTCGGCCGTGCCGAAATCGACGCCGTCAACCGCGGCGGCGCGGGCCGCGAATGGATGCTCAACAAATTGAGCTTCACCATGCCCGAGGCCAATTTTTCGGCCAAGGGCACCTGGGCCGCCGCACCGGGCGGCACGCCGGGGCGGGCAGAGCAGCGCCGCACGGCCATGACCTTCAGGCTGGACATCGCGGACGCGGGCGACCTGCTCACGCGCTTCGGCATGTCCGGTGTCCTGCGGCGCGGCAGCGGGCGGCTCGAAGGCGACGTCAACTGGCGCGGCTCGCCGTTCTCGCTCGACTATCCGAGCCTGAGCGGGCAGCTTCAGGTCAACGTCGAATCGGGCCAGTTCCTCAAGGCCGATCCCGGGCTCGCCAAGCTGCTCGGCGTGCTGAGCCTGCAGGCGCTGCCGCGCCGGCTCACGCTGGATTTCCGCGACGTCTTCAGCCAGGGCTTCGCCTTCGACTTCATCCGCGGCGACGCGAAGATCCACAACGGCGTCGCGAGCACCAACAACCTGCAGATGAAGGGCGTGAACGCGGGCGCGCTGATGGATGGCTCGGCCGACATCGTGCGCGAAACGCAGAACCTGCGCGTGGTGGTGGTGCCCGAAATCAACGCGGGCACGGCCGCGCTGGTCGCCACAGCGATCAACCCCGCGATCGGCCTGGGCACCTTCCTCGCGCAGTGGGTGCTGAGCAAGCCGCTTGCGGCCGCCGCCACGCAGGAGTTCCATATCGAAGGCACCTGGACCGACCCCAAAATAGCCAAGGTGCCACGATCCATCCTGCCGAACGTACCTGGCCTTCCCGCGGCGCCGGCCGGCGGGCAGGGCAAGAAAACGGAGACCACGCAATGA